Within Burkholderia diffusa, the genomic segment GCGCGCGCTCGCGCGCGGCGTCACGCTCAAGAGCGTGCTCGCCGACGTGAAGCGCTTCCGCGAGACCGACCAGAAAACCCCCGTCGTGCTGATGGGTTATGCGAACCCGATCGAGCGGATGGGCGTCGACACGTTCGCGACCGAAGCGCAGGCGGCCGGCGTCGACGGCGTGCTCGTCGTCGACTATCCGCCCGAGGAAGCGGGCGTATTCGCCGAGAAAATGCGCGCCGCGCAGATCGATCCGATCTTCCTGCTCGCGCCGACGTCGACCGACGAACGCATCGCCGACGTGGGCAAGATCGCGAGCGGCTACGTGTACTACGTGTCGCTCAAGGGCGTGACCGGCGCCGGAAATCTGGATGTTTCGAGCATTGCGGGTAAAATCCCGGCCATCAAGTCGCGCGTGCCGGTTCCGGTGGGCGTCGGCTTCGGCATCCGCGACGCCGAAACGGCGCGCGCGGTGGCCGAAGTGTCGGACGCCGTCGTGATCGGCAGCCGCCTGGTGCAGCTGCTCGAGAGCGCCGCGCCGGACGGCGCCGCCGCCGCGCTGACGACTTTCATTGCCGAGCTGCGCGCCGCCCTGGACGGCGCCGGCAAGACGGCGCGATAAACACAACACAGGAAGCGGGAACGGGCCGGTCGGCCCGCCCCGCCACGGAACAGGAAACCATACGATGAGCTGGCTCGACAAACTGTTGCCGCCGAAGATCAAGCAGACCGACCCGAAAAGCCGCAAGGGCATTCCGGAAGGCCTGTGGGTCAAGTGCCCGTCCTGCGAGGCCGTGCTGTACCGCAACGACGTGGACGCGAACCTGCACGTGTGCCCGAAGTGCGACCACCACATGCGCATCGGTGCGCGCGAGCGTCTCGACGGGCTGCTCGACCCGGAAGGCCGCTATGAGATCGGCCAGGAAATCGTGCCGGTCGACTCGCTGAAATTCAAGGACAGCCGCAAGTACCCCGATCGTCTGAAGGAAGCGATGGACGAAACGGGCGAGACCGACGCGATGGTCGTGATGGGCGGTGCGATCCACACGCTGCCCGTCGTCGCGGCCTGTTTCGAGTTCTCGTTCATGGGGGGCTCGATGGGTTCGGTCGTCGGCGAGCGCTTCGTGCGCGGCGCGCAGAATGCGCTGGAGCAGCAGGTGCCGTTCATCTGCTTCACGGCGTCGGGCGGCGCACGGATGCAGGAAAGCCTGCTGTCGCTGATGCAGATGGCCAAGACCACCGCGATGCTGACCAAGCTGGCCGAAGCCAAGCTGCCGTTCATCTCGGTGCTGACCGACCCGACGATGGGCGGCGTGTCGGCGAGCTTCGCGTTCCTCGGCGACGTCGTGATCGCGGAGCCGAAGGCGCTGATCGGCTTTGCCGGCCCGCGCGTGATCGAGCAGACGGTTCGCGAGAAGCTGCCGGAAGGCTTCCAGCGCGCGGAATTCCTGCTGAAGACGGGCGCGATCGACATGATCGTCGATCGCCGCAAGATGCGCGACGAGATCGCGCAACTGCTCGCGCTGCTGCAGCGACAGCCGGCCGACGCGCTGGCCTGATTGGCGCGGCGTTGTGAACTGCGCGCGTCGCCCGGCTGAACCGCCGGGCGGCGCGTTTCGTTTTTTGGCGTAGTGGCGGTACCGATTCAGATTTGATCCGATGAGCACTTTTCCCACTCTCGACGCGTGGCTTTCGCATCTCGAACGCGCGCACCCGGTCGGCATCGACATGGGCCTTACCCGCATCGGGCAGGTCAAGGCGGCGTTGCAACTCGAATTCGCGTGCCCCGTGATCACGGTCGGCGGCACGAACGGCAAGGGTTCGACTTGCGCATTCCTCGAGGCGATCCTCGTTCACGCGGGCTACAAG encodes:
- the trpA gene encoding tryptophan synthase subunit alpha; its protein translation is MSSRIQQTFAALAEQGRKGLIPFITAGDPDPAKTVEFMHALAEGGADVIELGVPFSDPMADGPVIQRSSERALARGVTLKSVLADVKRFRETDQKTPVVLMGYANPIERMGVDTFATEAQAAGVDGVLVVDYPPEEAGVFAEKMRAAQIDPIFLLAPTSTDERIADVGKIASGYVYYVSLKGVTGAGNLDVSSIAGKIPAIKSRVPVPVGVGFGIRDAETARAVAEVSDAVVIGSRLVQLLESAAPDGAAAALTTFIAELRAALDGAGKTAR
- the accD gene encoding acetyl-CoA carboxylase, carboxyltransferase subunit beta codes for the protein MSWLDKLLPPKIKQTDPKSRKGIPEGLWVKCPSCEAVLYRNDVDANLHVCPKCDHHMRIGARERLDGLLDPEGRYEIGQEIVPVDSLKFKDSRKYPDRLKEAMDETGETDAMVVMGGAIHTLPVVAACFEFSFMGGSMGSVVGERFVRGAQNALEQQVPFICFTASGGARMQESLLSLMQMAKTTAMLTKLAEAKLPFISVLTDPTMGGVSASFAFLGDVVIAEPKALIGFAGPRVIEQTVREKLPEGFQRAEFLLKTGAIDMIVDRRKMRDEIAQLLALLQRQPADALA